One genomic window of Aliiroseovarius sp. M344 includes the following:
- a CDS encoding indolepyruvate ferredoxin oxidoreductase family protein: MGKPDITLNDRFDLSKEQVLLNGTQALVRLMLIQKERDRAAGLNTAGYVTGYRGSPLGAVDLWMGRSKKVLEPNDIKFHPGLNEDLAATALWGSQQAELRGEGSHDGVFGLWYGKGPGVDRTGDVMRHANMAGTSPHGGVLMAMGDDHTGESSTVLHQSDWAMVDAYIPVLSPAGVQEILDYGVYGYGLSRFAGVWAGLKVMKDTVEATSVVDGRPDRMELVTPEFVMPEGGLNIRLGDKPVPQEARMIDYKRFAAEAYARANRIDQRKWGKAGAKIGFVAAGKNWLDLVHALGLLGIDEAEAERLGITTYKVGQTFPLDMDSFHEWAEGLDLIVVVEEKRKLMEVQIKEAIFDDRDARRVYGWHKGDTWENGRRLELFPTRYALDPIMIAEKIGEILIEEGRGTESVKAGLTQLAEAKNADNAPDIAARLPFFCSGCPHNTSTKLPDGSRAYAGIGCHYMVQWMDRDTVGFTQMGGEGANWIGEAPFSTTKHVFQNLGDGTYNHSGNLAIRAALASDANITYKILYNDAVAMTGGQTNEGGLDAERIAREVQAMGVKDIFLVYDDKEDVDLSAFPKGLSHHTRDELLSVERKCREIKGVSVILYIQTCAAEKRRRRKRGQFPDPDKRVFINTDICEGCGDCGVQSNCVSIVPVETELGRKRAIDQSSCNKDFSCVNGFCPSFVTVEGAKLKKSATAEVDIPDLPAPALPAIDGTFNTVITGVGGTGVVTIGAIMAQAAHIDGKGVGMMEMAGLAQKGGAVTVHLRLAEQPDDISAIRVATGECDALIGCDLVVSAASTTLGLTKTGRTGAVVDSHETVTGEFTRNTDFAIPGDRLELSLEARLRDRVSMFDATELAQALMGDNIFSNMMVLGASWQAGIVPLTHDALMYAIELNGQAVERNKRAFELGRWAVLHPDEAKKMIGGEVVEKPKTLAEVIDFRADHLKTYQSARLAKRYRTFVDQMPEDLKEPVARSYHKLLAYKDEYEVARMLCETRSKAEAEFDGDLKLTYHLSPPMLSGEDANGRPKKRAFGAWFETVAPWLAKMKVLRGTPFDPFGRADERRTERALIAEYQADMKAIAAGLTDDNLAIAGELAALPLTIRGFGPVKEANVKKAAARRAELLAQFDGMAPMAHAAE, from the coding sequence ATGGGCAAGCCAGACATCACTCTGAACGACCGATTTGACCTGAGCAAAGAACAGGTTCTTTTGAATGGCACGCAAGCTCTTGTGCGCCTGATGCTCATCCAGAAAGAACGCGACCGGGCAGCCGGCCTGAACACGGCGGGATATGTGACTGGCTATCGCGGGTCGCCCTTGGGCGCTGTTGACCTGTGGATGGGCCGATCCAAAAAGGTGCTAGAGCCCAATGACATCAAGTTTCATCCCGGACTGAACGAAGATCTGGCCGCAACGGCTTTGTGGGGAAGCCAGCAAGCAGAGCTGCGCGGCGAAGGCAGCCATGATGGCGTCTTTGGTCTGTGGTATGGCAAGGGACCGGGCGTGGACCGGACCGGCGACGTGATGCGCCATGCCAATATGGCCGGCACCAGCCCGCATGGTGGTGTGTTGATGGCGATGGGGGATGATCATACTGGCGAAAGCTCGACCGTGCTGCACCAGTCTGACTGGGCAATGGTGGACGCTTACATCCCGGTTCTCAGCCCGGCTGGTGTTCAGGAAATTCTGGACTACGGCGTTTATGGCTATGGTCTGAGCCGGTTTGCCGGGGTCTGGGCTGGCCTGAAAGTGATGAAAGACACGGTCGAGGCCACATCGGTTGTCGATGGACGTCCCGACCGCATGGAACTGGTTACACCGGAATTCGTCATGCCCGAAGGCGGGCTGAACATCCGTTTGGGCGACAAACCAGTGCCGCAAGAGGCGCGGATGATCGACTATAAGCGTTTCGCGGCCGAAGCCTATGCCCGCGCCAACCGGATTGACCAACGCAAATGGGGCAAAGCAGGCGCGAAGATCGGGTTTGTGGCTGCGGGTAAGAACTGGCTGGATCTGGTTCATGCGCTTGGCCTGCTGGGCATTGACGAGGCCGAGGCCGAACGGCTTGGCATTACCACATACAAAGTGGGGCAGACCTTCCCGTTGGATATGGACAGTTTCCACGAATGGGCCGAAGGGCTCGACCTGATCGTCGTAGTGGAAGAAAAACGCAAGCTGATGGAAGTGCAGATCAAAGAAGCGATCTTTGACGACCGCGATGCACGGCGCGTCTATGGTTGGCACAAAGGCGACACATGGGAAAACGGCCGTCGGTTGGAATTGTTCCCGACCCGCTATGCTCTGGACCCGATCATGATTGCCGAAAAGATCGGTGAAATCCTGATCGAAGAAGGGCGCGGAACGGAGTCGGTCAAAGCAGGGTTGACCCAGCTGGCCGAAGCAAAGAACGCTGACAACGCACCGGATATCGCCGCGCGGCTGCCGTTCTTCTGTTCGGGCTGTCCGCACAATACCTCGACCAAACTGCCGGACGGGTCGCGCGCCTATGCCGGGATTGGCTGCCATTATATGGTCCAGTGGATGGATCGCGATACTGTCGGCTTCACCCAAATGGGGGGTGAAGGCGCGAACTGGATTGGAGAGGCTCCGTTCTCGACCACCAAGCATGTGTTCCAGAACCTTGGCGACGGAACCTATAACCACTCGGGCAATTTGGCGATCCGGGCGGCTTTGGCGTCGGACGCCAATATCACCTACAAGATCCTATACAACGATGCGGTCGCGATGACGGGCGGGCAGACCAACGAAGGCGGCTTGGACGCCGAACGCATTGCGCGCGAAGTCCAGGCGATGGGCGTAAAAGATATCTTCCTTGTCTATGATGACAAAGAGGATGTGGATCTGTCAGCTTTCCCAAAAGGTTTGTCGCATCACACCCGGGACGAGCTGCTGTCTGTCGAAAGGAAATGTCGCGAGATCAAAGGTGTATCGGTTATCCTTTACATCCAGACCTGCGCGGCCGAGAAACGCCGCCGCCGCAAGCGCGGGCAGTTCCCTGACCCGGACAAGCGCGTTTTCATCAACACCGACATTTGCGAAGGGTGTGGCGATTGCGGGGTTCAATCGAACTGCGTGTCCATCGTTCCAGTGGAAACCGAGCTGGGCCGCAAACGTGCCATTGACCAATCCAGCTGTAACAAGGATTTCAGCTGCGTAAACGGGTTCTGCCCCAGCTTCGTCACCGTTGAGGGCGCGAAGCTGAAGAAATCGGCCACCGCCGAGGTGGATATTCCTGATCTGCCAGCGCCAGCACTTCCCGCCATCGATGGGACGTTCAACACCGTGATCACTGGTGTCGGGGGCACGGGCGTTGTGACCATTGGTGCGATCATGGCGCAAGCGGCGCATATCGACGGCAAAGGCGTCGGCATGATGGAGATGGCCGGTCTGGCCCAGAAAGGCGGCGCCGTAACCGTGCACCTTCGGCTTGCGGAGCAGCCCGACGATATCTCGGCAATCCGCGTGGCGACGGGCGAATGCGACGCGCTGATCGGGTGTGATCTGGTCGTTTCGGCAGCGTCCACGACATTGGGTCTGACCAAAACCGGGCGCACAGGTGCAGTTGTTGATAGCCACGAGACCGTAACAGGTGAGTTCACGCGCAACACCGATTTCGCCATCCCCGGCGACCGGCTGGAATTGTCGCTTGAAGCACGGCTGCGCGACCGCGTGTCGATGTTTGATGCGACAGAACTGGCACAGGCGCTGATGGGCGATAACATCTTTTCGAACATGATGGTTCTTGGCGCGAGCTGGCAGGCGGGTATCGTTCCGCTGACCCATGACGCGTTGATGTATGCTATTGAGCTGAACGGGCAGGCGGTTGAGCGTAACAAACGGGCGTTCGAACTTGGACGCTGGGCGGTTTTGCACCCGGACGAGGCGAAAAAAATGATCGGCGGCGAAGTGGTCGAAAAACCAAAGACGCTGGCCGAGGTTATCGACTTTCGTGCAGATCATCTGAAGACCTATCAGAGTGCGCGGCTGGCAAAACGTTATCGTACTTTTGTTGATCAAATGCCCGAAGACCTGAAGGAACCGGTGGCGCGCAGTTATCACAAACTGTTGGCCTATAAGGATGAATATGAGGTTGCGCGCATGTTGTGTGAAACCCGCAGCAAGGCCGAGGCTGAGTTTGATGGCGATCTTAAGCTGACCTATCATCTGTCACCGCCGATGCTGAGCGGCGAGGACGCCAATGGGCGGCCTAAGAAACGCGCCTTTGGGGCGTGGTTTGAGACGGTAGCCCCTTGGTTGGCCAAGATGAAAGTGTTGCGGGGCACACCGTTTGACCCGTTTGGGCGGGCAGATGAACGCCGCACGGAACGCGCGCTGATTGCCGAGTATCAGGCGGACATGAAAGCCATTGCGGCAGGATTGACCGACGACAATCTGGCAATAGCGGGAGAGCTTGCCGCGCTGCCGTTGACGATCCGTGGCTTTGGCCCCGTGAAGGAGGCGAACGTCAAAAAAGCTGCAGCCCGCCGTGCTGAACTGCTGGCGCAATTCGATGGAATGGCCCCAATGGCCCATGCGGCAGAATAA
- a CDS encoding LysR family transcriptional regulator, translated as MDWDKLRIFHAVADAGSLTHAGDALHLSQSAVSRQIRALEESLNATLFHRHARGLILTEQGELLFDASRAINQRIEAAVARIRDSKEEVFGELRVTTTTAFGSLWLAPRLSKLYAKYPDLKIDLMMDEHVLDLPMREADVAIRMKEPSQADLIRKRLMDVRMRLYATPAYLKENGTPETLDDLSVHRLICQNTSSAQVRAGADLARELMTYDVKSLLTVNNYFGVLQAVLNNLGIGMLPDYVTHDIPQIQRVLPNIESKEIPVFLAYPEELRASKRIEAFRDFVIEELIEHRKARQD; from the coding sequence ATGGATTGGGACAAGCTCAGAATATTTCACGCTGTGGCAGATGCGGGGTCTTTGACCCATGCGGGCGATGCACTGCATTTGTCTCAATCAGCAGTGTCACGCCAGATCCGGGCGCTCGAAGAAAGTCTGAATGCCACGCTTTTCCACCGCCACGCTCGCGGACTGATTCTAACCGAGCAAGGCGAGCTTCTTTTTGATGCCTCACGGGCGATAAATCAGCGGATCGAAGCTGCCGTCGCCCGCATCCGCGACAGTAAGGAAGAAGTGTTTGGCGAATTGCGCGTCACCACGACAACCGCCTTTGGATCGCTTTGGCTGGCGCCGCGCTTGTCGAAACTTTACGCGAAATATCCAGATCTCAAAATCGACTTGATGATGGACGAACACGTACTGGACCTTCCCATGCGCGAAGCCGACGTCGCAATCCGCATGAAGGAACCCAGCCAGGCCGATCTTATTCGAAAACGGCTGATGGATGTACGAATGCGCTTATATGCAACACCCGCCTACCTGAAAGAAAACGGCACACCAGAGACGCTTGATGATCTGTCCGTACATCGGTTGATTTGTCAGAATACATCCTCTGCCCAAGTCAGGGCCGGCGCGGATTTGGCGCGCGAGTTGATGACATATGACGTGAAATCTCTTTTGACCGTGAATAACTATTTTGGCGTGTTGCAAGCCGTCCTGAATAATCTCGGGATAGGCATGCTGCCTGACTACGTCACCCACGACATTCCGCAAATCCAGCGCGTATTGCCCAACATCGAAAGCAAAGAGATACCGGTTTTCCTTGCCTACCCCGAAGAATTGCGGGCATCTAAGCGCATCGAAGCGTTCCGTGATTTTGTCATTGAAGAGCTGATAGAGCATCGCAAGGCCCGTCAGGACTGA